In Mercurialis annua linkage group LG5, ddMerAnnu1.2, whole genome shotgun sequence, a single genomic region encodes these proteins:
- the LOC126679790 gene encoding uncharacterized protein LOC126679790, producing the protein MFSFVVWMLIWLSSLYILHALYSGNFFCTCCSLMCSSTCSSIYFLFDPYFVFMFVIPCSRMPLSRVEDACAAMAFTRSKLRRDEVLDIYFKYSFPFDYRVILPGADMAASDSPGSSCRAVLFEEQFAAGLRFPLDPFLVEVCRDLKVALGQLYPGTIRVVLAFSEACRLRGCAPSLKVLYHFVDFRKCDGCFVFALGREGRSRIYLPCLTSRWRRRFFIVYHKFAFLHFSDGFSSHPVRSYSSPLSLSESKLAFDISSCSIVSRPILDVLVNSHLRSRWFPLEDPPRGLADLCYSFVQDLDVPMGGPDVPIADVIPGDIVVDGAPVDIPLAPAEVALPEVIVINDDDGDDSAVPVGDEAIPSLLPPLASSIVSGGVGGVASEGPVVADSGEISLGRDPDSPSRKRRRVVDDSPTRESFPGSSSSAPDLVQWVEGQDPASLLNPRVLAEYIRTLAIPDDVTWFCGRPGQELSDLACFHGFSALQSVLVLNDRRQCAEEEVERLSALLATSESERAKLKASLEEHDSLLAQLKAQDAINDRQVKVIEKKTDDLTQEIEELIRINSLVGGERDSLRTEVEGLHIRLLDTKAFYSALISEYRLAIGKKLLEQNPNIDLSGVNGLDPQAIARDLLVKISKDRV; encoded by the exons atgttttctttcgtcgtttggatgttaatatggctttcttctttgtatattCTCCATGctttatattctggaaatttcttctgtacttgttgttctttgatgtgttcttcaacgtgttcttcaatatattttttgtttgatccttattttgtgtttatgtttgtgattccctgttctaggatgcctcttagtcgagtggaagatgcttgcgctgctatggcttttacccgatcgaagcttcgtagggatgaagtcttagatatctattttaagtatagttttccttttgattatagggtaatattacccggtgccgatatggctgcgtctGACTCTCCcggatcttcttgtagggcggttctttttgaagagcaatttgctgctggtcttaggtttcctttggatccctttttagtagaagtgtgtagggatttaaaggttgctctagggcaactttaccctggtacgattagagtagtgctcgccttttcggaggcatgtaggctccggggctgtgccccttctctcaaagtgttatatcattttgtagactttaggaagtgtgatggttgcttcgttttcgcccttggtagagaagggcgatctcgtatttatcttccttgcctaaccagtcgctggcgaaggcgcttctttattgtctatcataaatttgcttttcttcatttttcggatggtttttcttctcatccagttcggagctattcttctcctttaagtttatccgagtcaaagCTTGCTTTTGACATATCTTCCTGTAGTATTGTGTCGCGTCCCATTTTAGATGTcttggttaatagtcatcttcggagtcgatggtttcctttggaggatcctcctcgaggcttggcggatctttgctactcttttgttcaag atttggacgttccgatgggtggtcctgacgttcctatcgccgacgttattcctggcgacattgTCGTGGATGGGGCTCCTGTTGATATCCCCCTAGCTCCCGCCGAGGTAGCGTTGCCTGAGGTTATTGTTataaatgatgatgatggtgatgactcGGCTGTTCCAGTCGGCGACGAGGCGATTCCGTCACTACTcccccctctagcatcatctatcgtttcggggggagttgggggtgtggcctcagaggggcctgttgttgctgattcgggggagatttctctaggtcgagacccggattctccgtctagaaaAAGACGTCGAGTTGTCGATGATTCTCCTAcgagggagagttttcctggaagctcttcttctgctccagacttggttcaatgggtcgaaggtcaggatcctgccagtttgctgaatccgagagtgctagcggaatatatccggactttggcgattcctgatgatgtcacgtggttctgtggtaggccgggtcaggagctttccgatctggcttgttttcatggtttctct gcccttcaatctgttctggtattgaacgaccgccgacagtgtgccgaggaggaggtcgagcgtctgtctgctcttttggcgacttccgagtctgaaagggcgaaattgaaggcctctttggaagagcatgattcccttctggcgcagctcaaggcgcaggatgcgattaatgatcgccaagtgaaagtgattgagaaaaagaccgatgacttgactcaagagatcgaggagctcattcggatcaattcccttgttggtggggagagggatagTCTTAGAAcggaggttgaaggtcttcacatccgtctgctagatacgaaggctttttactctgctctgataagcgagtatcgccttgcgattgggaagaagcttctggagcagaatcccaatattgatctttctggggttaacgggttggatccccaggccatcgcccgTGATCTCCTCGTCAAGATTTCTAAAGACCGTGTTTAG
- the LOC126683447 gene encoding DNA-repair protein XRCC1 isoform X2 codes for MSNSKQSQEEISSSISKKRNLPSWMTSKDDDTTKSSVQKKPEHKENNAPSEETSVGTKSKARDPNLTDFSKLLDGVVFVLSGFVNPERGTLRSRALEMGAEFRQDWSPECTLLVCAYSNTPKFRQVEADNGTIIKKDWILECYSQRKLVEIDSYLMHAGKPWRENYNTTEISSDQKPSTSIKSGKQVERGSHSKSTAPSSSKTRASNPDKEQFPPSKVKEWAIDDLNRTLTWLESQEEKPEPSEIKEIASGGIIICLQDAIDSFEQDQDIKKIVEQWNIVPRAIEELIKLVDNKTGGASLSREDLCRQAKSFKQIYEEELNSITINDDSKLKTKRQKNGENKKGGSRKSVAVDYDSDETIEMTEEEIGLAYNNVAS; via the exons ATGTCTAATTCAAAGCAAAGTCAAGAAGAGATTAGTAGTAGTATTAGTAAGAAACGAAATCTTCCTTCATGGATGACTTCAAAAGATGATGACACCACTAAATCTAGTGTTCAAAAGAAGCCAGAACATAAGGAAAACAATGCACCTTCCGAGGAAACCAGTGTTGGTACAAAATCTAAAGCTCGTGATCCGAATTTGACGGACTTTTCCAAACTTTTG GATGGAGTAGTGTTTGTGTTGTCGGGGTTTGTTAATCCCGAGCGTGGAACGTTGAGGTCTCGGGCTTTGGAGATGGGAGCTGAGTTTCGGCAGGACTGGAGTCCTGAGTGTACTCTTTTGGTTTGTGCTTATTCGAATACTCCTAAGTTTCGACAAGTTGAGGCTGATAACGGAACGATTATTAAGAAG GATTGGATATTAGAATGCTACAGCCAGAGAAAGCTTGTTGAAATTGATAGTTACTTGATGCATGCTGGAAAACCATGGCGGGAAAACTATAACACTACAGAAATCAGCAGTG ATCAAAAGCCATCTACATCTATAAAATCTGGCAAACAAGTCGAAAGAGGCTCACATTCAAAATCAACTGCTCCTTCATCCTCAAAG ACTAGAGCATCAAATCCTGACAAAGAGCAATTCCCCCCTTCTAAAGTGAAAGAATGGGCCATTGATGATCTCAACAGAACTCTCACATGGCTGGAGAGTCAAGAAGAAAAG CCGGAGCCGAGTGAAATTAAAGAAATAGCTTCCGGAGGCATCATAATTTGTTTACAAGATGCTATTGATTCCTTTGAACAGGATCAG GACATTAAGAAAATAGTCGAGCAGTGGAATATTGTTCCTCGTGCAATTGAGGAGCTTATAAAGCTTGTAGATAATAAAACTGGTGGAGCTAGTCTTTCCAGGGAAGATCTCTGCAGACAGGCCAAGTCATTCAAACAAATTTACGAGGAAGAACTTAACAGTATAACTATAAATGATGATTCGAAGCTGAAGACAAAAAGACAGAAGAATGGCGAAAACAAGAAGGGTGGTAGTAGGAAATCTGTTGCTGTAGACTACGACAGTGATGAAACAATTGAGATGACAGAGGAAGAAATTGGCCTTGCCTACAATAATGTTGCCTCTTAA
- the LOC126683447 gene encoding DNA-repair protein XRCC1 isoform X1, with protein sequence MSNSKQSQEEISSSISKKRNLPSWMTSKDDDTTKSSVQKKPEHKENNAPSEETSVGTKSKARDPNLTDFSKLLDGVVFVLSGFVNPERGTLRSRALEMGAEFRQDWSPECTLLVCAYSNTPKFRQVEADNGTIIKKDWILECYSQRKLVEIDSYLMHAGKPWRENYNTTEISSDQKPSTSIKSGKQVERGSHSKSTAPSSSKQTRASNPDKEQFPPSKVKEWAIDDLNRTLTWLESQEEKPEPSEIKEIASGGIIICLQDAIDSFEQDQDIKKIVEQWNIVPRAIEELIKLVDNKTGGASLSREDLCRQAKSFKQIYEEELNSITINDDSKLKTKRQKNGENKKGGSRKSVAVDYDSDETIEMTEEEIGLAYNNVAS encoded by the exons ATGTCTAATTCAAAGCAAAGTCAAGAAGAGATTAGTAGTAGTATTAGTAAGAAACGAAATCTTCCTTCATGGATGACTTCAAAAGATGATGACACCACTAAATCTAGTGTTCAAAAGAAGCCAGAACATAAGGAAAACAATGCACCTTCCGAGGAAACCAGTGTTGGTACAAAATCTAAAGCTCGTGATCCGAATTTGACGGACTTTTCCAAACTTTTG GATGGAGTAGTGTTTGTGTTGTCGGGGTTTGTTAATCCCGAGCGTGGAACGTTGAGGTCTCGGGCTTTGGAGATGGGAGCTGAGTTTCGGCAGGACTGGAGTCCTGAGTGTACTCTTTTGGTTTGTGCTTATTCGAATACTCCTAAGTTTCGACAAGTTGAGGCTGATAACGGAACGATTATTAAGAAG GATTGGATATTAGAATGCTACAGCCAGAGAAAGCTTGTTGAAATTGATAGTTACTTGATGCATGCTGGAAAACCATGGCGGGAAAACTATAACACTACAGAAATCAGCAGTG ATCAAAAGCCATCTACATCTATAAAATCTGGCAAACAAGTCGAAAGAGGCTCACATTCAAAATCAACTGCTCCTTCATCCTCAAAG CAGACTAGAGCATCAAATCCTGACAAAGAGCAATTCCCCCCTTCTAAAGTGAAAGAATGGGCCATTGATGATCTCAACAGAACTCTCACATGGCTGGAGAGTCAAGAAGAAAAG CCGGAGCCGAGTGAAATTAAAGAAATAGCTTCCGGAGGCATCATAATTTGTTTACAAGATGCTATTGATTCCTTTGAACAGGATCAG GACATTAAGAAAATAGTCGAGCAGTGGAATATTGTTCCTCGTGCAATTGAGGAGCTTATAAAGCTTGTAGATAATAAAACTGGTGGAGCTAGTCTTTCCAGGGAAGATCTCTGCAGACAGGCCAAGTCATTCAAACAAATTTACGAGGAAGAACTTAACAGTATAACTATAAATGATGATTCGAAGCTGAAGACAAAAAGACAGAAGAATGGCGAAAACAAGAAGGGTGGTAGTAGGAAATCTGTTGCTGTAGACTACGACAGTGATGAAACAATTGAGATGACAGAGGAAGAAATTGGCCTTGCCTACAATAATGTTGCCTCTTAA